A genomic region of Antennarius striatus isolate MH-2024 chromosome 16, ASM4005453v1, whole genome shotgun sequence contains the following coding sequences:
- the csnk1da gene encoding casein kinase I isoform X3, which produces MELRVGNRYRLGRKIGSGSFGDIYLGTDISVGDEVAIKLECVKTKHPQLHIESKIYKMMQGGVGIPTIKWCGAEGDYNVMVMELLGPSLEDLFNFCSRKFSLKTVLLLADQMISRIEYIHSKNFIHRDVKPDNFLMGLGKKGNLVYIIDFGLAKKYRDARTHQHIPYRENKNLTGTARYASINTHLGIEQSRRDDLESLGYVLMYFNLGSLPWQGLKAATKRQKYERISEKKMSTPIEVLCKGYPSEFATYLNFCRSLRFDDKPDYSYLRQLFRNLFHRQGFSYDYVFDWNMLKFGANRGVEDAERERREREERLRHSRNPGARGMASASGRARAAQDVAAPSPLNPASHTGLEKERKVSMRLHRGAPVNISSSDLTGRQDTSRMSTSQ; this is translated from the exons ATGGAGCTGAGAGTGGGGAACCGCTACAGGCTGGGCAGGAAGATCGGCAGCGGCTCGTTCGGAGACATTTATCTGG gTACTGACATCTCAGTCGGAGATGAAGTGGCCATCAAGCTGGAGTGTGTGAAGACCAAACACCCACAGCTGCACATAGAGAGCAAAATCTACAAGATGATGCAGGGTGGAG tGGGAATCCCGACGATAAAGTGGTGTGGGGCCGAGGGCGACTACAACGTGATGGTGATGGAGCTGCTGGGGCCCAGTCTGGAGGACCTGTTCAACTTCTGCTCTCGCAAGTTCAGCCTGAAGACCGTCCTGCTGCTGGCAGACCAGATG ATCAGCCGCATTGAATACATCCACTCCAAGAACTTCATCCACAGAGACGTGAAGCCGGACAACTTCCTGATGGGGCTGGGCAAGAAGGGCAACCTGGTCTACATCATCGACTTCGGCCTGGCTAAGAAGTACCGCGACGCCCGCACACACCAGCACATCCCCTACCGCGAGAACAAGAACCTGACCGGCACCGCCCGCTACGCCTCCATCAACACACACCTGGGCATCG AACAGTCCAGACGGGACGACCTGGAGTCGCTGGGCTACGTCCTCATGTACTTCAACCTGGGCTCTCTGCCCTGGCAGGGCCTCAAAGCTGCCACCAAGAGGCAGAAGTACGAACGCATCAGTGAGAAGAAGATGTCCACGCCCATCGAGGTCCTCTGCAAAGGCTACCCGT CGGAGTTTGCCACCTACCTAAACTTCTGCCGCTCTCTGCGGTTCGATGACAAGCCCGACTACTCGTACCTCCGCCAGCTCTTCAGAAACCTTTTCCACAGACAGGGCTTCTCCTACGACTACGTGTTCGACTGGAACATGCTCAAGTTT GGGGCCAACAGGGGGGTGGAGGACGCAGAGCGGGAGCGTCGGGAGAGGGAGGAGCGGCTGAGGCACAGCAGGAACCCCGGAGCCAGAGGCATGGCCTCCGCCTCAGGGAGGGCCAGGGCAGCTCAGGATGTggctgccccctcccccctcaacCCCGCCtctcacacag GgttggagaaggagaggaaggtgaGCATGCGTCTTCATCGGGGGGCGCCGGTCAACATCTCCTCCTCAGACCTGACAGGACGCCAGGACACGTCACGCATGTCCACCTCACAG TGA
- the csnk1da gene encoding casein kinase I isoform X1, which translates to MELRVGNRYRLGRKIGSGSFGDIYLGTDISVGDEVAIKLECVKTKHPQLHIESKIYKMMQGGVGIPTIKWCGAEGDYNVMVMELLGPSLEDLFNFCSRKFSLKTVLLLADQMISRIEYIHSKNFIHRDVKPDNFLMGLGKKGNLVYIIDFGLAKKYRDARTHQHIPYRENKNLTGTARYASINTHLGIEQSRRDDLESLGYVLMYFNLGSLPWQGLKAATKRQKYERISEKKMSTPIEVLCKGYPSEFATYLNFCRSLRFDDKPDYSYLRQLFRNLFHRQGFSYDYVFDWNMLKFGANRGVEDAERERREREERLRHSRNPGARGMASASGRARAAQDVAAPSPLNPASHTGLEKERKVSMRLHRGAPVNISSSDLTGRQDTSRMSTSQALSRVTPSGLQSAAPR; encoded by the exons ATGGAGCTGAGAGTGGGGAACCGCTACAGGCTGGGCAGGAAGATCGGCAGCGGCTCGTTCGGAGACATTTATCTGG gTACTGACATCTCAGTCGGAGATGAAGTGGCCATCAAGCTGGAGTGTGTGAAGACCAAACACCCACAGCTGCACATAGAGAGCAAAATCTACAAGATGATGCAGGGTGGAG tGGGAATCCCGACGATAAAGTGGTGTGGGGCCGAGGGCGACTACAACGTGATGGTGATGGAGCTGCTGGGGCCCAGTCTGGAGGACCTGTTCAACTTCTGCTCTCGCAAGTTCAGCCTGAAGACCGTCCTGCTGCTGGCAGACCAGATG ATCAGCCGCATTGAATACATCCACTCCAAGAACTTCATCCACAGAGACGTGAAGCCGGACAACTTCCTGATGGGGCTGGGCAAGAAGGGCAACCTGGTCTACATCATCGACTTCGGCCTGGCTAAGAAGTACCGCGACGCCCGCACACACCAGCACATCCCCTACCGCGAGAACAAGAACCTGACCGGCACCGCCCGCTACGCCTCCATCAACACACACCTGGGCATCG AACAGTCCAGACGGGACGACCTGGAGTCGCTGGGCTACGTCCTCATGTACTTCAACCTGGGCTCTCTGCCCTGGCAGGGCCTCAAAGCTGCCACCAAGAGGCAGAAGTACGAACGCATCAGTGAGAAGAAGATGTCCACGCCCATCGAGGTCCTCTGCAAAGGCTACCCGT CGGAGTTTGCCACCTACCTAAACTTCTGCCGCTCTCTGCGGTTCGATGACAAGCCCGACTACTCGTACCTCCGCCAGCTCTTCAGAAACCTTTTCCACAGACAGGGCTTCTCCTACGACTACGTGTTCGACTGGAACATGCTCAAGTTT GGGGCCAACAGGGGGGTGGAGGACGCAGAGCGGGAGCGTCGGGAGAGGGAGGAGCGGCTGAGGCACAGCAGGAACCCCGGAGCCAGAGGCATGGCCTCCGCCTCAGGGAGGGCCAGGGCAGCTCAGGATGTggctgccccctcccccctcaacCCCGCCtctcacacag GgttggagaaggagaggaaggtgaGCATGCGTCTTCATCGGGGGGCGCCGGTCAACATCTCCTCCTCAGACCTGACAGGACGCCAGGACACGTCACGCATGTCCACCTCACAG gCTCTGTCCCGGGTCACACCCAGCGGCCTCCAGTCTGCAGCTCCACGGTGA
- the csnk1da gene encoding casein kinase I isoform X2 yields the protein MFAAAGRADWTGLSGTDISVGDEVAIKLECVKTKHPQLHIESKIYKMMQGGVGIPTIKWCGAEGDYNVMVMELLGPSLEDLFNFCSRKFSLKTVLLLADQMISRIEYIHSKNFIHRDVKPDNFLMGLGKKGNLVYIIDFGLAKKYRDARTHQHIPYRENKNLTGTARYASINTHLGIEQSRRDDLESLGYVLMYFNLGSLPWQGLKAATKRQKYERISEKKMSTPIEVLCKGYPSEFATYLNFCRSLRFDDKPDYSYLRQLFRNLFHRQGFSYDYVFDWNMLKFGANRGVEDAERERREREERLRHSRNPGARGMASASGRARAAQDVAAPSPLNPASHTGLEKERKVSMRLHRGAPVNISSSDLTGRQDTSRMSTSQALSRVTPSGLQSAAPR from the exons ATGTTTGCAGCTGCTGGTAGAGCTGATTGGACTGGACTGTCTG gTACTGACATCTCAGTCGGAGATGAAGTGGCCATCAAGCTGGAGTGTGTGAAGACCAAACACCCACAGCTGCACATAGAGAGCAAAATCTACAAGATGATGCAGGGTGGAG tGGGAATCCCGACGATAAAGTGGTGTGGGGCCGAGGGCGACTACAACGTGATGGTGATGGAGCTGCTGGGGCCCAGTCTGGAGGACCTGTTCAACTTCTGCTCTCGCAAGTTCAGCCTGAAGACCGTCCTGCTGCTGGCAGACCAGATG ATCAGCCGCATTGAATACATCCACTCCAAGAACTTCATCCACAGAGACGTGAAGCCGGACAACTTCCTGATGGGGCTGGGCAAGAAGGGCAACCTGGTCTACATCATCGACTTCGGCCTGGCTAAGAAGTACCGCGACGCCCGCACACACCAGCACATCCCCTACCGCGAGAACAAGAACCTGACCGGCACCGCCCGCTACGCCTCCATCAACACACACCTGGGCATCG AACAGTCCAGACGGGACGACCTGGAGTCGCTGGGCTACGTCCTCATGTACTTCAACCTGGGCTCTCTGCCCTGGCAGGGCCTCAAAGCTGCCACCAAGAGGCAGAAGTACGAACGCATCAGTGAGAAGAAGATGTCCACGCCCATCGAGGTCCTCTGCAAAGGCTACCCGT CGGAGTTTGCCACCTACCTAAACTTCTGCCGCTCTCTGCGGTTCGATGACAAGCCCGACTACTCGTACCTCCGCCAGCTCTTCAGAAACCTTTTCCACAGACAGGGCTTCTCCTACGACTACGTGTTCGACTGGAACATGCTCAAGTTT GGGGCCAACAGGGGGGTGGAGGACGCAGAGCGGGAGCGTCGGGAGAGGGAGGAGCGGCTGAGGCACAGCAGGAACCCCGGAGCCAGAGGCATGGCCTCCGCCTCAGGGAGGGCCAGGGCAGCTCAGGATGTggctgccccctcccccctcaacCCCGCCtctcacacag GgttggagaaggagaggaaggtgaGCATGCGTCTTCATCGGGGGGCGCCGGTCAACATCTCCTCCTCAGACCTGACAGGACGCCAGGACACGTCACGCATGTCCACCTCACAG gCTCTGTCCCGGGTCACACCCAGCGGCCTCCAGTCTGCAGCTCCACGGTGA